DNA sequence from the Candidatus Poribacteria bacterium genome:
AGCCCGAGGAAGGCGAGCCGGAGATCCGCGTCGAGGACTTTCTCGACGACAGCATGCCCTCCCGCTTCGAGGAGGAATGGCAGGACGACGACGAAGACGGCGACCGCCGGCTCGACATCGCCCAGGAAGCCTCCTTCCACGACTACGTTCACGAACAGCTCGCCCTGCTCCGTCTCACGCCCGACGACCGAGCGGTCGGCGAGCTGATCCTCGGCAACCTGGACGACGAGGGCTTCTTGGCGGCGACCATCGAAGAACTCGCCGAGGAAACCGGGCGCGAACCGGCTGAGGTCGAGGAAATCCTGATCTACCTCCAGCGGCATCTGGAGCCGATGGGCGTCGGATCGCGGTCGCGGCAGGAGTACTTCCTCATTCAACTCCAAGCCGCTGAAGAGCCGGATCCCATCGCCATCGCGGTGACGCGCGACTACTACGAAGACCTCCTGCGGAATCAGCTTCCGCGCATCGCCAAATGCCTCCGCGACGACGGGTACGGCGAAATCACCGTCGACACGGTCCAGATCGTCAAGGAATCGCTCGTCAAGCTGCAGTTGGCTCCGGCGCATGGGTTCCTCGCCGGAATGCATGGGAGCACCAAGTACTCAGCCGGCGCGCGTCCCATCACGCCGGATGTGATCGTCGAGCGCGTGGACGGCGAGTACCGCGTCCGAGCGGCGGAGGAATCCATCCCGCGAATCCACTTGAACCGGCGCTATCTGGAACTGCTGGCGAACGGAAGCAACCTCTCCCGCGAAGAACGTCGCTGGCTGGAGGACTACCGACAGCGAGCCCGAGAGCTCATCGGCAGTATCCACGAGCGCGGCAAGACCATCGAGAACGTCGCTCGCGCCATCTTCGAGGTGCAGGAGGGGTTCCTCGAACACGGCGTCACGCACCTCAAGCCGCTCGTCCTGCGCGATATCGGCGAACGGCTCGGCAAGTCCGATTCGACGATCAGCCGCGCCACCAATGGGAAGTACGTCCAGACGCCGCGCGGCATCTACGAGCTCAAGTTCTTCTTCTCCAGCGCGCTGGAGCAGGATTCGGGCGAGCTCGCCTCATCGAAGAGCATCCGCGCCCTCATCAAGCAGATGGTCGAAGCGGAAGACCCCGGCAAGCCGCTCAGCGATCAGGCGATCAGCAAGATGCTCGGGAAGCAGGGATACCGGATCGCTCGGCGCACTGTCACCAAGTACCGAGAGGATCAGGGGATTCCTGCGTCGAATCAGCGTCGGAACCGCTGGGAATAGACCCGGCAGATTCCACCCACGGAACGCTCGGCGCCGATGGGGAGGCGGTTGGCGCTGGGGTCGTGACCACGGAATCGTCGCTACGTGTGCATCGGGATACGTGAGCGTGCGCGCGGATGTCCCGCGCAAAGGCGACTGCACGTCAGAGAGGACGGCGCATGAATGTAGAGATCGTCGCACGAGGGTTCGATCTGCCCGACGCCGCGCGTCAAGCGATCGACGCGCAGCTTGTCAGACTCGCCGACGTCGGGTTGGAGCTCATAGAAGCGACGGTGACTCTGGAACAGCGGAGGAACCAGTACCTCGCAGAAATCAACCTCTTTGGCAGACGCATCTCCTTCCACGCAGAAACGCAGATCGAGGCAGACTCCGTGTCCGCCGCCATCGACGCCGTGATCGACAAGGCGGAGAAACAACTCCGCCGCCATAAGGACCGCGCCGACGAACGACGACGGCGAGGACGCGACGACGCGCGGGCTACCGAAATGGCGGTCCCGGATCCATCCGTCGCCGCGCTCGACGGGGACATGTCCATCATCCCCATGCCGGAGAGCTTCGAAGCCAAGCCGATGAGCGTCGACGAAGCGGCGATGCAGTTGAACCTCTCCAAGAACAACTTCATCGTCTTCCGCAACGCCGACAACAGCGACGTGAACGTCCTGTTCAAGAAGCGCAACGGCACGTTTGGATGGATCTATCCCGAGTGA
Encoded proteins:
- the raiA gene encoding ribosome-associated translation inhibitor RaiA, with amino-acid sequence MSRAKATARQRGRRMNVEIVARGFDLPDAARQAIDAQLVRLADVGLELIEATVTLEQRRNQYLAEINLFGRRISFHAETQIEADSVSAAIDAVIDKAEKQLRRHKDRADERRRRGRDDARATEMAVPDPSVAALDGDMSIIPMPESFEAKPMSVDEAAMQLNLSKNNFIVFRNADNSDVNVLFKKRNGTFGWIYPE
- the rpoN gene encoding RNA polymerase factor sigma-54 produces the protein MRTGLILQPRLQQKLVMTPRLQQAIEVMQMTNLELVEHLSQELEVNPFLEEGLDLDEEAAIEQEAEETDSSDLELAQPEEGEPEIRVEDFLDDSMPSRFEEEWQDDDEDGDRRLDIAQEASFHDYVHEQLALLRLTPDDRAVGELILGNLDDEGFLAATIEELAEETGREPAEVEEILIYLQRHLEPMGVGSRSRQEYFLIQLQAAEEPDPIAIAVTRDYYEDLLRNQLPRIAKCLRDDGYGEITVDTVQIVKESLVKLQLAPAHGFLAGMHGSTKYSAGARPITPDVIVERVDGEYRVRAAEESIPRIHLNRRYLELLANGSNLSREERRWLEDYRQRARELIGSIHERGKTIENVARAIFEVQEGFLEHGVTHLKPLVLRDIGERLGKSDSTISRATNGKYVQTPRGIYELKFFFSSALEQDSGELASSKSIRALIKQMVEAEDPGKPLSDQAISKMLGKQGYRIARRTVTKYREDQGIPASNQRRNRWE